Proteins found in one Terribacillus sp. DMT04 genomic segment:
- a CDS encoding 5-methyltetrahydropteroyltriglutamate--homocysteine S-methyltransferase, whose protein sequence is MTTTTKTAPFRADHVGSLLRPESLHKARQQFKDGDISQKELRDIETTEIKRIVDKQIEVGLELVTDGEFRRRFWHTDFLENLNGITGYVPDTGYLFKGEETERYNIKNTGKISFNPDHPFIEDYKVLHEIVDGRAVAKQTIPSPNQLFHEDIRDHSVYPDIEDFAADVIQAYRDAIQAFYDAGVRYLQLDDVYIAGLSSPDLKLSGDHSREFLIDLARRVINGVLEGKPEDLAVTTHLCRGNYRSTYMFGGSYDLIAKDLLAKEKVDGFFLEYDDERSGSFEPLAYIPEGGARVVIGVVTSKFGELEDKEYVIKRIEEAAKYVPLDQICLSPQCGFASTHHGNKLTEEQQWDKLRFIVDVANTVWEDK, encoded by the coding sequence ATGACAACGACAACAAAAACAGCACCATTCAGAGCCGATCACGTAGGAAGCTTACTGCGCCCGGAAAGCCTGCACAAGGCGAGACAGCAGTTTAAAGATGGCGATATCAGCCAGAAAGAACTTCGCGATATCGAAACAACAGAAATTAAGCGGATTGTTGACAAACAAATTGAAGTAGGTCTGGAGCTTGTGACAGACGGGGAATTCCGCAGAAGATTCTGGCATACTGATTTTCTGGAAAATTTGAATGGTATTACAGGGTATGTTCCGGACACCGGATATCTATTTAAAGGTGAAGAAACGGAACGCTACAATATTAAAAACACGGGAAAGATCTCATTTAATCCAGATCATCCATTTATTGAAGATTACAAAGTCCTTCACGAAATTGTAGACGGACGTGCAGTTGCAAAGCAGACCATTCCTAGTCCGAATCAGCTATTCCATGAAGATATCCGTGATCACAGCGTGTATCCAGATATCGAGGATTTTGCTGCTGATGTGATTCAAGCTTATCGTGATGCAATTCAAGCATTCTATGATGCTGGTGTCCGTTATTTACAGCTGGATGATGTATATATCGCGGGATTATCTTCACCTGATTTAAAACTAAGTGGGGACCATTCCAGGGAATTTCTAATTGATTTAGCGCGCCGTGTTATCAATGGTGTGCTGGAAGGCAAACCAGAAGATTTGGCAGTGACAACACATCTGTGCCGCGGAAACTATCGTTCTACTTACATGTTTGGAGGCAGCTATGATCTTATTGCCAAAGACTTGCTGGCAAAGGAAAAAGTAGATGGTTTCTTCTTAGAGTACGATGATGAGCGTTCTGGCTCGTTTGAACCGCTTGCTTACATTCCAGAAGGTGGAGCAAGGGTTGTTATAGGAGTCGTAACATCCAAGTTTGGTGAATTGGAAGATAAAGAATATGTCATTAAACGTATCGAGGAGGCAGCAAAGTATGTGCCGTTAGATCAAATTTGCCTTAGCCCGCAATGTGGCTTTGCTTCCACACATCATGGCAATAAACTAACAGAAGAACAGCAGTGGGATAAGCTGCGCTTTATTGTGGATGTTGCGAACACTGTTTGGGAAGACAAGTAA
- a CDS encoding biotin/lipoate A/B protein ligase family protein codes for MAADDMLMQWHREGQIAPVLRFYGWKPGGFSIGYFQKTNKRFDLDEIQRRGFELVRRPTGGQAVLHHNELTYSMIVSEDYPGMPSTIKEAYKVLSEGLLLGFANLGIRADFAIPVDSKPKGTANCFEEASWYEINVDGRKTAGSAQTRQRGVILQHGSIPIWLDLEDLLELFIYPNERVKERTYKSFAKKAASLQEFIPPETTIEDIRAAFLDGFQKGLGVTFERLELSADQLEVIEQLAKEKYQNHEYLYAR; via the coding sequence ATGGCAGCTGATGACATGCTGATGCAATGGCACCGAGAGGGACAGATCGCCCCGGTATTGCGTTTTTATGGGTGGAAGCCTGGTGGTTTTTCGATTGGCTATTTTCAAAAGACGAATAAGAGGTTCGATTTGGACGAAATTCAAAGGCGAGGATTTGAATTGGTGCGTCGTCCAACTGGCGGACAGGCTGTTCTGCACCATAACGAACTAACGTATAGCATGATAGTTTCAGAAGACTATCCTGGTATGCCATCGACTATTAAAGAAGCATACAAGGTATTATCAGAAGGACTGCTGCTTGGATTTGCAAATCTTGGTATCAGAGCAGATTTTGCTATACCGGTTGATTCCAAGCCAAAAGGTACAGCGAATTGTTTTGAGGAAGCTTCTTGGTATGAAATCAATGTCGATGGAAGAAAAACGGCCGGCAGTGCGCAGACACGGCAGAGAGGTGTCATTCTCCAGCATGGATCAATTCCAATTTGGCTTGATCTGGAGGATTTATTGGAATTATTTATCTATCCGAATGAACGAGTGAAAGAACGTACGTACAAAAGTTTCGCCAAAAAGGCAGCCAGTTTGCAGGAATTTATTCCGCCCGAAACGACCATTGAAGATATACGCGCTGCGTTCTTAGACGGTTTTCAAAAAGGGCTGGGTGTAACGTTTGAAAGATTGGAGTTATCAGCAGATCAACTAGAAGTAATTGAACAGCTAGCGAAGGAAAAATACCAGAATCACGAATACTTATATGCACGTTAA
- the lipA gene encoding lipoyl synthase, whose amino-acid sequence MVKKTMAERREGMLRKPEWLKIDFNTNEDYMDLKKMMREMNLHTVCEEAKCPNIYECWSVRKTATFMILGSICTRGCRFCAVTSGKPTELDWAEPERVADSVAKMGLRHAVVTAVARDDLEDGGSAVFAETVRAIHRKMPNTTVEVLPSDMKGTYESIKTLMDSKPDIFNHNIETVRRLTPSVRHRATYDRSLELLDRVKTIAPDVPTKSSIMLGLGETKEEIIQAMDDLREHRVDIMTIGQYLQPSFKHLKVQKYYHPDEFAELKAIALQKGFSHCEAGPMVRSSYHADEQVNPEARQRQFGGCAQ is encoded by the coding sequence ATGGTAAAAAAAACAATGGCAGAGCGGCGGGAAGGCATGCTCCGCAAACCGGAATGGCTGAAAATTGATTTCAATACGAACGAAGATTATATGGATCTAAAGAAAATGATGCGGGAAATGAATTTACATACAGTATGTGAAGAAGCCAAATGCCCGAATATTTATGAATGCTGGTCTGTGCGGAAAACGGCAACATTTATGATTCTAGGTTCCATCTGTACAAGAGGCTGTCGATTCTGTGCCGTCACATCTGGCAAACCAACAGAGCTTGATTGGGCTGAGCCGGAGCGAGTTGCTGATTCTGTTGCCAAGATGGGATTGCGTCATGCAGTTGTAACAGCTGTTGCACGTGATGATTTGGAAGATGGCGGATCCGCAGTATTTGCAGAAACGGTACGTGCAATTCACCGTAAAATGCCAAATACAACAGTGGAAGTATTGCCATCTGATATGAAAGGGACATACGAAAGCATTAAAACATTGATGGACAGCAAGCCGGATATCTTTAACCATAATATTGAAACAGTGCGTCGACTTACGCCGTCCGTTCGCCACCGTGCCACATATGATCGTTCACTTGAATTGCTTGATCGTGTAAAAACAATTGCACCTGATGTGCCGACCAAGTCCAGCATCATGCTCGGTTTAGGTGAGACAAAAGAAGAAATCATTCAAGCGATGGATGATTTGCGGGAACATCGGGTGGATATTATGACAATTGGCCAATACTTACAGCCATCTTTCAAGCACTTGAAAGTTCAGAAATACTATCATCCAGATGAATTCGCGGAACTAAAAGCAATTGCATTGCAAAAAGGCTTCAGCCATTGTGAAGCAGGCCCTATGGTCCGTTCCTCCTATCACGCAGATGAACAAGTAAATCCAGAAGCCAGACAGCGTCAGTTTGGCGGCTGTGCGCAATAA
- a CDS encoding DMT family transporter, protein MQSNRVAILLILSIIAISFAAIFVKWSDAPASILSMNRMYLACIFLLPVVWVNRKEFKRIGRKEAVFFVLAGACLAAHFALWFSSLKLTTVASSTIILSLQPIVAMAGGFILYKERASKTVVLTICISIIGVVMVGWGDFGLQSSTVLIGDLLSFCSVIAVVGYLLIGQNNVKKVSHWIYSFCVFLSAAMWLNIYNLAAGIPIRGYNFDEWKIFILLAIFPTIAHVIFNLLLNYVNTTAISMSVLGEPVGATLLAVWLLGEKLTWLQLAGGAIALIGVLLFLVRQNSEYDVMKDET, encoded by the coding sequence ATGCAGTCGAACCGGGTTGCCATTCTTTTAATACTTTCTATTATTGCTATATCTTTTGCGGCGATCTTCGTGAAGTGGTCTGATGCGCCAGCTTCGATTCTCAGTATGAACCGTATGTACTTGGCTTGCATTTTTCTTTTGCCGGTTGTTTGGGTGAATAGGAAAGAATTTAAGAGAATTGGTAGAAAAGAGGCCGTGTTTTTCGTCTTGGCAGGTGCTTGTTTAGCGGCACATTTTGCACTTTGGTTCAGTTCTTTAAAACTGACAACTGTGGCGAGCTCTACCATCATTCTTTCTCTCCAGCCGATTGTTGCAATGGCTGGGGGATTTATTCTGTATAAAGAGCGAGCGTCAAAAACAGTTGTTTTAACTATTTGTATTTCTATTATAGGTGTTGTGATGGTTGGGTGGGGAGACTTTGGTTTACAATCATCAACCGTTCTGATTGGAGATTTGTTATCTTTCTGCAGTGTTATTGCTGTTGTTGGGTATTTGTTAATCGGTCAAAATAATGTAAAGAAAGTATCGCACTGGATCTACAGCTTTTGTGTCTTCTTGTCAGCAGCTATGTGGCTGAATATCTACAATCTTGCAGCAGGCATTCCAATTCGCGGTTATAATTTTGATGAATGGAAAATCTTTATTTTATTGGCTATTTTCCCGACAATAGCGCATGTCATCTTCAATCTGTTATTAAACTATGTTAATACAACTGCCATATCCATGAGTGTGCTAGGTGAACCTGTGGGCGCCACGCTTCTTGCAGTTTGGCTGTTAGGTGAAAAATTGACTTGGCTTCAGCTTGCAGGCGGGGCGATTGCTTTGATTGGAGTGCTGCTGTTTTTGGTACGGCAGAATAGTGAGTATGATGTGATGAAAGACGAGACATAG
- a CDS encoding AraC family transcriptional regulator: MKELVVSIERSATADGTHDTSIPGLQLVRASRVSDPVYTVYEPSLCVVAQGSKMVMLGDESYTYDSASYLTASVHLPITGQVVKASPESPYLSVRLQLDMNLVLEVLQSSTQITQDKSPSRGLVINQVDNSLIEAVLRLIKLLETPQDIPVLGTSIKREIIYRVLQQDYNDSMKHFALAGSHGQRIAKVLKMLNREFIQPLKVDELAKEANMSSSSFYSHFKEVTGMSPVQYQKQLRLQEARRLLLTENLEAAEAAFQVGYESPSHFSREYSRRFGLSPIKDIRRLRELL, encoded by the coding sequence ATGAAGGAACTAGTAGTGTCAATAGAGCGAAGTGCAACAGCGGATGGAACACATGACACATCTATACCTGGCTTACAGCTTGTTCGAGCTTCTCGAGTATCTGATCCTGTATACACTGTTTATGAACCTTCCCTATGTGTCGTGGCACAGGGCTCAAAGATGGTGATGCTAGGAGATGAAAGCTATACATACGATTCGGCCAGTTATTTGACTGCTTCTGTTCATCTGCCAATCACAGGGCAAGTAGTAAAGGCTTCACCGGAAAGTCCTTATTTAAGTGTAAGATTACAGCTTGATATGAATTTAGTTTTAGAAGTGCTTCAATCCTCAACTCAAATTACCCAAGACAAATCCCCAAGTCGTGGTCTAGTCATCAATCAGGTAGACAACTCGCTTATCGAAGCCGTGCTGCGGCTCATCAAGCTGCTAGAAACCCCGCAGGATATACCAGTACTTGGAACCAGTATTAAGCGAGAGATCATTTACCGTGTTCTGCAGCAAGATTACAATGATTCCATGAAGCATTTTGCGCTTGCAGGAAGTCACGGGCAGCGAATTGCGAAAGTACTTAAAATGCTGAACCGGGAATTCATACAGCCCCTAAAGGTAGACGAATTGGCGAAAGAGGCCAATATGAGCTCTTCCTCGTTTTATAGCCATTTTAAGGAAGTTACAGGCATGAGTCCCGTCCAGTACCAGAAACAACTCCGTCTTCAGGAAGCACGCCGATTGCTCTTAACAGAAAACCTGGAAGCAGCTGAGGCTGCGTTCCAGGTAGGGTATGAAAGTCCATCACATTTCAGCCGAGAATACAGCCGAAGGTTCGGTCTGTCCCCAATCAAAGACATACGGCGTCTGCGAGAATTGTTATAA
- a CDS encoding Atu4866 domain-containing protein, translating to MKNEHRNAHPYIGMWVTADGHIRHELLPNGRYDEARGNRKSAYQGCYTMKGDHIEYVDDTGFTADGDFIDGVLYHAGMVLKREENREGSKK from the coding sequence ATGAAAAATGAACATAGAAATGCTCATCCTTATATCGGCATGTGGGTAACGGCAGACGGTCATATTCGACATGAGTTACTTCCAAACGGACGTTACGATGAAGCCCGCGGTAACCGCAAAAGTGCCTATCAAGGCTGTTATACGATGAAAGGCGATCATATCGAATATGTCGATGATACAGGTTTTACTGCGGACGGGGACTTCATCGACGGGGTACTATACCATGCCGGTATGGTGCTCAAGCGGGAAGAAAACAGGGAAGGGAGCAAGAAATGA
- a CDS encoding SDR family oxidoreductase produces the protein MTLLRGKVVVITGASSGIGETAARLLARQGAHLVIGARRVERLEALASDIRAEGGIVAVQQLDVTDLEQMQEFLNRAQSRFGRVDAVINNAGVMPLSPLEVLKIEEWNRMIDVNIRGVLHGIAAGLPVMKEQGFGHFINIASIGAYEVSPTAAVYCATKYAVRAISEGLRLETAGQGIRVTLVSPGVTESELAESITDNEAREVMKEYRRIALPATAIARAIIYALEQPDNVDVSELVIKPAI, from the coding sequence ATGACATTACTTCGTGGGAAAGTGGTTGTGATTACTGGGGCAAGCAGCGGGATTGGTGAAACGGCAGCACGGCTTCTTGCAAGACAAGGAGCTCATCTTGTAATTGGGGCAAGACGAGTGGAGAGACTAGAGGCACTCGCTTCAGATATTCGGGCAGAAGGCGGTATTGTAGCAGTTCAACAGCTTGATGTGACAGATTTGGAACAGATGCAGGAGTTTCTTAACAGAGCACAAAGTCGTTTCGGTCGAGTGGACGCTGTTATCAACAATGCTGGTGTGATGCCGCTCTCTCCGCTGGAAGTTTTGAAGATTGAAGAATGGAACCGAATGATAGATGTCAATATTCGCGGAGTACTGCATGGCATTGCTGCAGGGCTTCCGGTTATGAAAGAACAAGGATTTGGGCATTTCATTAACATAGCATCTATCGGCGCCTATGAAGTGAGTCCTACAGCTGCTGTTTATTGCGCGACTAAATATGCCGTGCGCGCCATATCAGAGGGATTACGACTAGAGACTGCGGGGCAAGGCATCCGCGTGACGCTCGTATCGCCAGGTGTAACAGAATCAGAACTAGCGGAAAGCATTACAGACAACGAGGCAAGAGAAGTTATGAAAGAATATCGGCGTATTGCACTGCCAGCGACGGCGATTGCCCGCGCTATTATATATGCGCTTGAACAGCCAGATAACGTTGATGTAAGCGAACTAGTCATTAAACCGGCCATTTAA